A stretch of Clostridium formicaceticum DNA encodes these proteins:
- the citF gene encoding citrate lyase subunit alpha yields the protein MKNILGREIPESIQGYGAVKPFKGAFASLGEIEKKSVAIKPAVPGEKKVLASIQEAISKCNIKDGMTISFHHHLRNGDYVLNMVLEEIAKVGVKDIKVAASSIFPVHAPLVQHMKTGVVTGIYASYMSGSVAEAISKGELKNPAVMHTHGGRTRAIASGDLSIDIAFIAAPTCDTYGNINGVDGEAACGALGYAVADAIYATKTVAITDNLVAYPACPIEITQEHIDYIVQVECIGDPKGIVSGTTQITKDPVGLKIAKMTSKVIETSGLLKDGFSFQTGAGGTSLAVAAYVKELMEKKEIKGSFAAGGITGYLVEMFEAGLFESIFDVQCFDLKAVESYRKNKKHQGMSASMYGNPHNKGAVVNNLDVMILGATEIDTDFNVNVTTGSSGMIMGGSGGHSDTAAGAKLAIVVTQLVKGRLPIVVDGVTTVTTPGETIDVLVTERGIAVNPKRQDLIEKLEAANLPIMTIEALKEMAEGMTGVPEKIERDDEVVAVVEYRDGTVIDVVKKIKD from the coding sequence CCATTTAAAGGAGCTTTTGCAAGCTTAGGAGAGATAGAGAAGAAATCAGTGGCGATAAAGCCAGCAGTACCAGGAGAAAAGAAAGTACTAGCATCTATTCAAGAAGCCATCAGCAAGTGCAACATAAAGGATGGTATGACGATTTCCTTTCATCATCATTTGAGAAATGGTGATTACGTATTGAATATGGTTTTAGAAGAAATTGCTAAAGTCGGAGTAAAGGATATAAAGGTTGCTGCCAGTTCTATATTCCCTGTCCATGCTCCTTTAGTACAGCATATGAAAACCGGCGTAGTAACTGGAATCTATGCCAGCTACATGTCAGGATCTGTGGCAGAGGCGATTTCAAAGGGAGAACTTAAAAATCCAGCGGTTATGCATACCCATGGAGGAAGAACGAGGGCCATTGCCTCTGGGGACCTTTCTATTGATATAGCATTTATTGCTGCACCTACCTGTGATACCTATGGTAATATCAATGGTGTGGATGGAGAGGCTGCCTGCGGTGCTTTAGGTTATGCTGTTGCCGATGCTATCTATGCTACGAAAACAGTAGCTATTACCGACAATCTAGTAGCTTATCCTGCGTGTCCTATTGAGATTACCCAAGAACATATTGATTATATTGTACAAGTAGAATGTATTGGAGATCCAAAGGGGATTGTATCGGGAACAACGCAAATTACTAAAGACCCTGTAGGTTTGAAAATTGCTAAGATGACCTCTAAAGTCATAGAAACATCAGGACTTTTAAAGGATGGTTTTTCCTTCCAGACAGGAGCCGGGGGAACATCTCTAGCAGTTGCTGCTTATGTAAAGGAACTGATGGAAAAGAAAGAGATCAAAGGTAGTTTTGCAGCTGGAGGAATCACTGGTTACTTGGTGGAGATGTTTGAGGCAGGATTATTTGAATCTATCTTTGATGTTCAGTGCTTTGATTTAAAGGCCGTAGAGTCTTATAGAAAGAATAAAAAGCACCAAGGTATGTCAGCATCTATGTATGGCAATCCCCATAATAAAGGGGCTGTTGTCAACAATCTTGATGTAATGATTTTAGGCGCAACGGAAATAGACACGGATTTTAACGTTAATGTTACAACTGGCTCCAGTGGTATGATCATGGGAGGATCAGGAGGGCATAGTGATACAGCAGCAGGAGCAAAGCTGGCAATTGTTGTTACCCAGCTGGTAAAGGGAAGACTTCCTATTGTGGTTGATGGGGTTACTACAGTGACGACTCCTGGAGAAACTATTGATGTACTAGTAACAGAAAGAGGAATCGCTGTAAATCCTAAAAGACAAGACTTAATAGAGAAGCTAGAAGCCGCTAATCTTCCGATAATGACAATTGAAGCCTTGAAGGAAATGGCTGAAGGAATGACAGGTGTACCAGAAAAGATTGAAAGAGACGATGAAGTGGTGGCGGTTGTTGAATATCGAGACGGTACCGTGATTGATGTTGTCAAAAAGATAAAGGATTGA